One Methanohalophilus mahii DSM 5219 genomic window carries:
- a CDS encoding ferredoxin-thioredoxin reductase catalytic domain-containing protein: protein MVSQEDKVKTKNWVTKYAQKKGYKLNPDPEMLDLVIEGLANNKIKYGKGYCPCRIPSGDEKEDRKIICPCIYHEDEIATDGSCHCDLFFQKVDDEKKEEQQNDSED from the coding sequence ATGGTCAGTCAAGAAGACAAAGTAAAAACAAAAAACTGGGTTACTAAATATGCTCAAAAGAAAGGATACAAACTAAATCCCGATCCTGAAATGCTGGATCTGGTAATTGAGGGGCTGGCGAACAACAAAATAAAATACGGCAAAGGTTACTGTCCCTGCAGAATACCTTCAGGGGATGAAAAGGAAGACCGGAAAATAATCTGCCCCTGCATCTACCATGAGGATGAGATTGCCACAGATGGTTCATGTCATTGTGATCTGTTCTTCCAAAAGGTAGACGATGAGAAAAAAGAAGAGCAACAAAATGATTCAGAAGACTAA
- a CDS encoding UbiA family prenyltransferase: protein MEQIVRRNWNFQDILFSKIEKNLWKEFIYGGHLFAAGAVGVVYMASVFCNIFISLDFLAAIYLMFYAIYFYDYTTGAEEDKETNSERSVYIDADHNQKKIKLIVCGAALGMSIIYIIWSDLTNMVIGFSILVLGLLYHSYFKNLTRFIPAFKNFFVSAVWALLVFLLLAYYSQPITSAAILLSVFIFLRMLKIQILFDLRDTEGDKKKGLLTIPVCMKGNSEKLLNMLNVLNLLTIIVIAYGILTDIIPAASMMILLVFFYGHSYIKDIKAEKNVTSHYLLAAGEPILWAGLMQSGNICIQLLDTSFNLI, encoded by the coding sequence ATGGAGCAAATAGTAAGAAGAAATTGGAACTTTCAGGATATACTATTTTCAAAGATCGAAAAAAACCTCTGGAAGGAGTTCATATATGGAGGACATTTATTTGCAGCTGGAGCCGTCGGGGTTGTCTACATGGCTTCAGTCTTTTGTAACATATTTATAAGCTTGGATTTCCTGGCTGCTATCTATCTTATGTTTTATGCAATATATTTCTATGATTACACAACTGGAGCAGAAGAAGATAAGGAAACAAACTCAGAAAGATCGGTCTATATAGATGCAGATCACAATCAAAAAAAGATTAAACTAATCGTTTGTGGCGCTGCGCTTGGCATGAGTATCATATATATCATATGGAGCGATCTCACAAACATGGTTATCGGATTTTCCATCCTCGTTTTAGGATTGCTATATCACTCATATTTCAAGAATCTGACACGGTTCATTCCCGCATTTAAGAATTTTTTTGTTTCAGCTGTCTGGGCATTACTGGTTTTTCTTCTTCTGGCTTATTATTCCCAACCAATAACAAGCGCTGCAATTTTGCTTTCCGTCTTTATTTTCCTGAGAATGCTTAAGATACAGATCCTATTTGATCTGAGAGATACAGAAGGGGATAAGAAAAAAGGTTTGTTGACAATTCCGGTATGTATGAAAGGAAATTCCGAAAAACTTCTCAATATGCTGAATGTACTGAACCTTTTAACGATAATTGTAATTGCATATGGAATACTTACCGATATCATCCCGGCAGCTTCGATGATGATATTACTTGTGTTTTTTTATGGACATAGTTACATAAAAGACATAAAAGCAGAGAAAAATGTAACCTCGCACTACCTGCTAGCAGCAGGAGAACCCATTCTATGGGCAGGCCTTATGCAATCGGGTAATATATGCATACAACTTCTGGATACATCATTTAATCTCATATAA
- the trxA gene encoding thioredoxin yields the protein MMGLGNFIKGLFGKGEPAMSTSEPVTETISTNLYKVNSLAFEQEVVKAETPVIVDCFAKWCAPCKKMAPMFEEVAAEYEGKVKFVIIDLDKSKDIAKQYNVVGIPTLLLFEKGEVKEKLVGNTTKDKLKASIEEVLGIKSE from the coding sequence ATGATGGGACTGGGAAATTTTATCAAAGGACTTTTCGGCAAAGGCGAACCTGCAATGTCAACGTCTGAACCTGTTACAGAAACCATAAGTACAAATCTCTATAAAGTCAATTCCCTGGCATTTGAACAGGAAGTTGTGAAAGCAGAAACTCCTGTAATTGTCGATTGTTTTGCAAAATGGTGCGCTCCCTGTAAGAAAATGGCCCCTATGTTTGAAGAGGTAGCTGCTGAATATGAGGGCAAGGTCAAATTTGTAATAATTGACCTAGATAAATCAAAGGATATTGCTAAACAATACAATGTAGTAGGGATTCCAACACTTTTGCTTTTTGAAAAGGGTGAAGTAAAAGAAAAACTGGTAGGCAATACCACAAAAGATAAACTTAAAGCATCAATCGAAGAGGTATTAGGAATTAAATCTGAATGA
- a CDS encoding molybdopterin dinucleotide binding domain-containing protein → MMGFDQFLSSPEMEILIITHRDIFQSAANSDSRFSDDYANLTAIIRLDKQDMKKAGIKEGDLVAIKNNSGKVVVKALQSTYEEPHSGTAYMVNGPWVNALVSAETSGTGVPAFKYIEAKMERSKESSITSFE, encoded by the coding sequence ATGATGGGTTTTGATCAGTTCCTGTCATCTCCTGAAATGGAGATTCTCATTATCACTCATCGTGATATCTTCCAGAGTGCAGCAAATAGTGATAGCCGTTTCTCAGATGATTATGCAAATCTCACAGCAATCATACGACTTGATAAACAGGATATGAAAAAGGCTGGAATAAAGGAAGGAGATCTTGTAGCGATTAAAAACAATTCAGGGAAAGTAGTTGTAAAAGCCCTACAATCTACTTATGAAGAACCACATTCCGGTACCGCTTATATGGTAAATGGACCCTGGGTAAATGCACTTGTATCTGCTGAAACAAGCGGTACGGGAGTGCCTGCGTTCAAGTATATAGAAGCAAAAATGGAAAGATCAAAGGAGAGTTCAATTACTTCCTTTGAATAA
- a CDS encoding PLDc N-terminal domain-containing protein, protein MVLEEIWGIVTLLATIWVIYDVFTNNRRLSTIMKIIWVLAALLFGVLGAIAYYFIGKKR, encoded by the coding sequence ATGGTATTAGAAGAAATATGGGGAATTGTAACCTTACTGGCTACCATATGGGTAATATACGATGTATTTACCAATAATCGAAGACTTAGTACCATTATGAAAATCATATGGGTATTAGCTGCATTGTTGTTTGGTGTACTTGGAGCTATAGCTTACTATTTCATTGGCAAAAAGAGATGA
- the hdrA2 gene encoding CoB-CoM heterodisulfide reductase HdrA2: MRIGVYICHCGLNIAGVVDIETLLKQVESLDDVVVASDIQFMCSDSGQEKITKDIEEHDVERVLVAACTPKLHETTFRNVLEKSGINPFLLEIVNIREQCSWVHMENPRMATQKAFDLIKMGVAKLRFLKPLKIQSTPVSKEVLVIGGGVAGIEAALNLADTGYKVHMIEKEPTIGGKMALLNEVFPTNDCSICVLAPKMTEVVNHPDIELHTLSEITAIEGSVGNFEVTGITQPRYVSEEKCKGCVDECSRVCPVEIPSRFDSGLGKSRAINIPIPQAVPQVAYIDGDYCVGCGLCAQACPADAVEFEQQTTQFQLNVGAIIIATGYRLFDASRKEEYGYGIYPDVMTNMELERLLNASGPTRGRVTCPSTGEVAEEVAFIQCVGSRDESVGNPYCSRVCCMSAMKNAQLLKERYPDIRITIHYIDIRASGEMYEEYYTKTQAMGVDFVRGRVAEIVQEHDASLSLRYENTLESRIEEKQYDLVILSTGMEADPSAKPIGSMLKMAKRPDRFFAVSHPKMKPVDSHINGVFLAGCASGPKEIQVSIAQGSAAASRAIRLLHPGELRTDPLSAHVDYDTCIGCGVCTDVCDYGTIKIENGKAFVDEVSCHGCGTCSAACPVDAISMHNHTDEQVRAQIKAALEVKDEFPLIVAFLCNWCSYASADLAGTSRIQYPTNVRIIKVMCAGRVDPDFVMEAFEMGADGIFVAGCRLGECHYVHGNYHAQTRMENLGETLSKEGFDSGRLRVEWISAAEGEKFASTIEDFVDYLKAIGPIGSELEEADR, translated from the coding sequence ATGAGAATAGGAGTATACATTTGTCACTGCGGGCTAAATATTGCGGGTGTAGTCGATATTGAAACTCTTTTAAAACAGGTAGAATCCCTGGATGATGTTGTGGTCGCATCAGATATCCAGTTCATGTGTTCGGATTCCGGACAGGAAAAAATTACAAAGGATATTGAAGAACATGATGTAGAACGTGTGCTTGTTGCAGCCTGTACTCCTAAACTTCATGAGACTACTTTCCGCAATGTTCTGGAAAAATCAGGCATCAATCCGTTTCTTCTTGAGATTGTTAACATCAGGGAACAGTGTTCCTGGGTGCATATGGAAAACCCAAGGATGGCCACCCAGAAAGCGTTTGATCTTATCAAGATGGGTGTGGCAAAACTAAGGTTTCTAAAACCCCTCAAGATCCAGAGTACACCTGTTAGCAAGGAGGTGCTTGTAATTGGAGGTGGTGTGGCAGGTATTGAAGCAGCTCTGAATCTTGCAGATACGGGCTATAAAGTCCATATGATTGAAAAAGAGCCCACTATTGGGGGAAAGATGGCTCTTTTGAATGAAGTATTTCCTACTAATGATTGTTCTATTTGTGTCCTCGCCCCGAAGATGACCGAAGTTGTGAATCACCCTGACATCGAGCTTCACACCCTTTCCGAAATTACCGCAATTGAAGGTTCGGTCGGTAATTTTGAAGTTACAGGTATCACTCAGCCCCGCTATGTATCCGAAGAAAAATGCAAGGGTTGTGTGGATGAATGTTCAAGGGTATGTCCCGTAGAAATTCCTTCCCGATTTGATAGTGGACTCGGTAAAAGCCGGGCAATCAATATCCCTATTCCTCAAGCTGTTCCACAGGTTGCATATATCGATGGTGATTATTGTGTTGGCTGCGGTCTCTGTGCGCAGGCATGTCCTGCAGATGCAGTGGAATTTGAACAGCAGACCACTCAATTCCAGCTGAATGTGGGAGCAATAATTATTGCCACAGGATATCGTTTGTTTGATGCATCCAGGAAAGAGGAGTATGGATATGGCATATATCCCGATGTCATGACAAATATGGAACTTGAGCGGCTACTGAATGCTTCCGGACCCACCAGAGGCAGGGTAACCTGTCCTTCAACAGGCGAGGTTGCAGAGGAAGTGGCATTTATACAATGTGTGGGTTCGCGGGACGAATCTGTGGGAAATCCCTATTGTTCACGGGTTTGTTGCATGTCAGCAATGAAAAATGCCCAGTTGCTAAAAGAGCGCTATCCGGATATTCGAATAACGATTCACTATATTGACATACGTGCCTCGGGAGAGATGTATGAAGAATATTACACCAAAACCCAGGCCATGGGGGTGGATTTTGTAAGAGGGCGAGTAGCTGAGATTGTGCAGGAGCACGATGCTTCCCTTTCCCTGCGTTATGAGAACACCTTAGAATCCAGAATAGAGGAAAAACAGTACGATCTTGTCATATTATCCACCGGCATGGAAGCTGACCCGTCCGCAAAACCAATTGGGAGTATGCTGAAAATGGCAAAACGGCCTGACAGGTTCTTTGCTGTTTCCCATCCCAAGATGAAACCAGTGGATTCACATATCAATGGTGTTTTCCTTGCAGGCTGTGCCTCTGGTCCCAAAGAAATCCAGGTTTCCATTGCACAGGGCAGTGCGGCTGCATCCCGAGCCATAAGACTGCTTCATCCTGGTGAGCTTCGTACCGATCCCTTAAGCGCTCATGTGGATTATGATACCTGTATCGGATGCGGTGTCTGTACTGATGTTTGCGATTACGGTACCATTAAAATCGAAAATGGCAAGGCCTTTGTTGATGAAGTTTCCTGCCATGGTTGTGGTACCTGCAGTGCAGCCTGCCCGGTTGATGCTATTTCAATGCATAACCATACCGATGAACAGGTAAGGGCACAGATAAAGGCAGCTCTGGAAGTAAAAGATGAGTTTCCTCTTATTGTTGCATTCCTGTGCAACTGGTGCAGTTATGCTTCAGCAGACCTTGCCGGAACATCCCGTATCCAGTATCCTACCAATGTAAGAATCATAAAGGTAATGTGTGCGGGCCGTGTAGATCCTGATTTTGTGATGGAGGCCTTCGAAATGGGTGCAGATGGCATATTTGTTGCCGGTTGCCGCCTCGGGGAATGTCATTATGTTCATGGTAATTATCATGCCCAGACCCGTATGGAAAATCTGGGAGAGACCCTATCAAAAGAAGGCTTTGATTCTGGCAGGTTGCGCGTTGAATGGATATCAGCTGCAGAAGGGGAAAAATTTGCCAGTACGATTGAAGATTTTGTTGATTATCTGAAAGCAATCGGTCCAATCGGCTCTGAACTTGAGGAGGCTGACAGATGA
- a CDS encoding phenylacetate--CoA ligase family protein produces MKYWQPEYETMQKDEMRQLQLKRLKKTAANVYENVPFYNEKFKSLGISPEDINSIDDISHLPLTRKPDLRANYPFGLFATSKKDIVRIHASSGTSGKPTVVGYTENDIRTWADMMARDLKMAGVGSDDIFQNSLNYGLFTGGLGFHNGAERLGAMTVPAGTGNTARQLEMMQDFGVTVINCTPSYALYLAETAEEMDILDKLSLRIGTFGGEPWSSNTRKDIENVFGMKAYDSYGLSELIGPGVAFECEEQDGLHIWDDHFLVEVLDSNGEQVAEGEKGELVLTSLTKEAFPVIRYHTGDITRLLESECACGRTSTRISRIMGRADDMLIVRGINVFPSQIEDVLVGINEITDQFQILLKRNEHKMDEITVRVELSDNAFTGELKDLAAVKKHVENELKSVLNIRTNVDLVEKGTIPRTTGKAKRVIDHREAL; encoded by the coding sequence ATGAAATACTGGCAGCCAGAATATGAAACCATGCAAAAAGATGAAATGCGCCAATTACAGTTAAAACGACTGAAAAAAACGGCTGCAAACGTCTATGAAAACGTTCCTTTTTACAATGAAAAATTTAAATCCCTTGGTATCTCCCCGGAAGATATCAATTCAATTGATGATATTTCACATCTCCCTCTAACAAGAAAACCGGACCTCCGTGCCAATTATCCTTTCGGACTTTTCGCGACTTCAAAAAAAGATATTGTCCGTATTCATGCATCCTCGGGAACCAGTGGAAAACCCACGGTCGTCGGATATACAGAAAATGATATTCGTACATGGGCAGACATGATGGCCCGTGATCTTAAAATGGCAGGAGTTGGATCGGATGATATTTTCCAGAATTCTTTGAATTATGGACTTTTCACCGGTGGGCTTGGCTTCCATAACGGTGCTGAAAGACTTGGTGCAATGACCGTTCCCGCGGGCACCGGCAACACTGCCAGGCAACTTGAAATGATGCAGGACTTTGGAGTAACTGTAATTAATTGCACTCCTTCTTATGCCCTCTATCTTGCTGAAACTGCAGAAGAGATGGATATTCTGGATAAACTTTCATTACGTATAGGCACCTTCGGAGGAGAACCCTGGTCATCCAATACACGAAAAGATATTGAGAATGTCTTTGGAATGAAGGCTTATGATTCCTATGGTTTATCTGAACTTATCGGTCCCGGGGTTGCTTTTGAGTGTGAGGAGCAGGACGGGTTGCATATATGGGATGATCATTTCCTTGTAGAGGTTCTGGATTCTAATGGGGAACAGGTCGCAGAAGGAGAAAAAGGTGAACTTGTCCTGACATCCCTCACCAAAGAAGCCTTCCCTGTAATACGCTATCATACAGGTGATATTACCCGATTGCTTGAATCCGAATGTGCATGCGGAAGAACAAGCACTCGAATTTCCCGTATAATGGGCCGGGCAGATGATATGTTAATCGTACGCGGGATCAATGTATTCCCATCCCAGATTGAGGATGTACTTGTGGGTATCAATGAGATTACTGATCAGTTCCAGATACTACTCAAACGTAATGAGCATAAAATGGATGAAATTACTGTCAGGGTGGAGCTTTCCGATAATGCTTTTACAGGGGAATTGAAAGATCTGGCTGCTGTTAAAAAACATGTCGAAAATGAACTTAAAAGTGTACTGAATATACGCACCAATGTTGATCTTGTGGAAAAAGGTACTATTCCTCGCACCACCGGAAAAGCAAAACGTGTAATCGATCATCGTGAAGCACTCTAA
- a CDS encoding formylmethanofuran dehydrogenase subunit B — MEREYHVCTGCALLCDDIELREEEEENKTTIDSACRKGVAWIKNCQQPLECTVDAKNATPQDAIKRAAEILTNAKNPLIFGMGNSSLKAQEKAIELAKKTNAFIDDTSSFCQGPIVEAILNDTIKSCTLDEVRNKADVIVFWGCDPSNSHPRHLSKYSYFPRGKMRQRGWEEDRTAIVIDVRKSDTAIICEDNFYRIPPKADAEFVGALTEALSGKVPKVTFGMKPKEILELANVLKKAEFGVIFAGLGLVYSMPDLSPMENLLEALNKKTDFHLMPMVGQYNMRGFNHLLFDQTGFINRVSFEGENTDHGPQYSVVEVLKEKRTDAALIIGSDPLSSLPGSIAANLKEIPTIVIDPCKTFTSQIANVTIPAAVTGVECKGEAIRMDGVEIELKQMEKSDKMADADILKKIMEAI, encoded by the coding sequence TTGGAAAGAGAATACCATGTTTGTACAGGATGCGCTCTTCTGTGTGATGATATAGAACTCAGAGAAGAAGAAGAAGAAAATAAGACCACTATAGATAGCGCCTGCCGCAAAGGGGTTGCCTGGATAAAAAATTGCCAGCAGCCTCTGGAGTGTACTGTGGATGCAAAAAATGCCACACCTCAGGATGCAATTAAAAGGGCAGCTGAAATTCTGACAAATGCCAAAAATCCTCTCATATTTGGTATGGGAAATTCAAGTCTTAAAGCCCAGGAAAAAGCCATTGAACTGGCAAAGAAAACCAATGCCTTCATTGATGATACCTCGTCATTCTGCCAGGGTCCTATTGTTGAAGCAATTCTCAACGATACAATCAAAAGTTGTACCCTGGATGAGGTAAGGAACAAGGCTGATGTAATTGTATTCTGGGGATGTGATCCTTCAAATTCCCATCCTAGACATCTTTCTAAATATTCTTATTTCCCCAGGGGAAAAATGCGCCAGAGAGGGTGGGAAGAAGACAGGACGGCAATAGTAATTGATGTACGTAAATCGGATACAGCGATAATCTGTGAAGATAATTTTTACCGTATTCCGCCAAAAGCAGACGCAGAATTTGTCGGGGCCCTGACTGAAGCCCTTTCAGGAAAGGTACCGAAGGTAACTTTTGGCATGAAACCAAAAGAAATTCTCGAACTTGCAAATGTACTGAAAAAGGCAGAATTCGGTGTGATATTTGCAGGATTGGGACTGGTCTATTCCATGCCTGACCTATCACCCATGGAAAATCTCCTGGAAGCCCTGAACAAGAAGACGGACTTCCATTTGATGCCCATGGTCGGGCAGTATAATATGCGTGGCTTCAACCACCTTCTGTTTGACCAGACAGGTTTTATTAACAGGGTAAGTTTTGAGGGGGAAAACACAGATCATGGCCCCCAATATTCAGTTGTGGAGGTCTTGAAAGAAAAAAGAACAGACGCTGCCCTAATAATAGGTTCAGATCCCCTTTCAAGCCTGCCCGGAAGTATAGCTGCAAATCTCAAAGAAATCCCAACCATTGTAATTGACCCCTGCAAGACCTTCACATCCCAAATTGCAAATGTGACAATCCCGGCAGCTGTTACTGGTGTGGAATGCAAAGGGGAAGCAATCCGTATGGATGGGGTAGAGATTGAACTAAAACAGATGGAAAAATCGGACAAAATGGCCGATGCGGACATCCTCAAAAAAATAATGGAGGCCATATGA
- a CDS encoding (Fe-S)-binding protein, producing MASVMEIYQLLPKTNCKKCGKSSCMAFAAALLSREKNLDECTPMLEEDKYSENYTKIKSLVSPAEQASETGMIVHEDRCTGCGNCVVACPVNVAEDSKGAGSGNAPTNERVILRVEDGVVRLSNVEDCRRFGENKILCSGCIVTCPTKAIEFV from the coding sequence ATGGCCAGTGTGATGGAGATATATCAGCTTCTACCAAAGACCAACTGCAAGAAATGCGGAAAATCCTCATGTATGGCCTTTGCTGCAGCCTTACTTTCCAGGGAGAAAAACCTCGACGAATGTACTCCGATGCTGGAAGAGGATAAATACAGTGAAAATTACACAAAAATTAAAAGCCTGGTTTCACCTGCAGAACAAGCATCAGAAACCGGGATGATCGTACATGAGGATAGATGTACAGGTTGTGGAAATTGTGTCGTCGCCTGTCCCGTAAATGTTGCAGAAGATTCTAAAGGTGCAGGTAGTGGAAACGCGCCTACTAACGAAAGGGTCATCCTGAGAGTTGAAGACGGTGTAGTACGTCTTTCCAATGTGGAAGACTGCCGCCGATTCGGAGAGAATAAAATACTTTGCAGCGGTTGCATAGTTACCTGCCCAACAAAAGCAATTGAATTTGTCTGA
- a CDS encoding methanogenesis marker 8 protein, giving the protein MPHVMELLGKTRIVVRDGKVIEVGEPAVKWCPLFDKLRGIKEITPEAARENMEFRIKDFGLFTSERKLEQDVFVGFGASEVMMTGLNRDMLDTTVTVCDGAGTVITNNPKLVQGMGARISGLIETEPIDAVINGIAEKGGIVLDPATAEINPEGGVLKAAKLGYRRIAVTVVHSENAARLRQLEAEDDLDLLIIAAHTTGLGKEEAMELFQHVDITTGCASRQIRELIKPLAQVGTAVPLFALTQKGKEMLLERAKEVESPVLINTMSLPVLPEHKQPRELV; this is encoded by the coding sequence ATGCCACATGTAATGGAATTATTGGGAAAAACCCGTATTGTTGTACGGGATGGCAAAGTCATCGAGGTTGGGGAACCTGCCGTAAAATGGTGTCCCCTTTTTGATAAGTTGCGTGGAATCAAGGAAATTACTCCAGAAGCTGCCCGGGAAAATATGGAATTTCGGATAAAGGATTTTGGTCTTTTCACATCCGAAAGGAAACTGGAGCAGGATGTTTTCGTAGGATTCGGTGCTTCTGAAGTCATGATGACCGGTCTGAATCGGGATATGCTTGATACGACTGTCACCGTGTGTGATGGAGCAGGCACTGTGATCACAAACAATCCCAAACTTGTACAGGGAATGGGTGCCCGGATCTCAGGACTGATTGAAACAGAACCCATAGATGCTGTAATTAATGGTATCGCAGAAAAGGGCGGAATTGTACTTGATCCAGCCACTGCTGAAATAAACCCCGAGGGTGGCGTATTGAAAGCAGCTAAACTGGGATACAGGAGAATTGCAGTCACCGTGGTCCATTCCGAAAATGCAGCACGTCTGAGGCAACTTGAAGCTGAAGATGACCTGGACCTGCTTATCATTGCAGCACATACCACAGGTCTGGGAAAAGAGGAAGCAATGGAACTTTTCCAGCATGTGGATATTACGACAGGATGTGCTTCCCGCCAAATACGTGAATTAATAAAACCCCTTGCACAGGTAGGTACGGCAGTACCGCTTTTTGCATTGACACAAAAGGGTAAGGAAATGCTGCTCGAAAGGGCAAAGGAAGTGGAATCCCCTGTCCTCATAAATACAATGTCCCTGCCGGTGTTACCGGAACATAAACAGCCCCGGGAACTTGTCTGA
- a CDS encoding MFS transporter, with product MRNEHNSINRQLYILSFSKIFKDLATGMLLFFIPLYAAKLDAGIIAEMPAVLKAGIATAAFGIANSLSQPLMGRLSDHLNRRKDFLVVGYVIYTLLCLSYPYTSSLESLTLLRIIQGIAIGATVPAIVAMVTHLSTSSVRGQAIGIYSSLRGFAFGIGSVIAGGILAISNFEIGFYICGSLVLATLLLVQFFVKETAPPPPPEESGIVDHANQKEYYVLAVAIFMMMVGITIVLSLLPAYQQRLQTGEFLLSLAVSAYVISRILFQTPMGILSDRIERKWIIISGVAVNAVIVIGLGHVIHIEELIILRIMQGISMAAVETPLMALAVDMTGGHSTGSRISIITSAQAAGMATGPLFGGILAGYVSFETPFHICAILILASGLLIMKGIHRESIREWAPQ from the coding sequence ATGAGAAACGAGCATAATTCCATAAACAGGCAGCTCTACATCCTGTCTTTTTCCAAGATATTCAAAGATCTGGCAACAGGTATGCTACTGTTTTTTATACCACTGTATGCTGCCAAGCTTGATGCAGGAATAATAGCAGAGATGCCTGCAGTACTGAAAGCGGGAATTGCAACTGCAGCTTTTGGAATTGCAAACTCACTATCCCAGCCTCTTATGGGACGCTTGAGTGACCATCTCAACAGAAGAAAGGATTTTCTTGTTGTGGGATATGTCATTTACACCCTTCTCTGTTTATCCTATCCATATACTTCCTCCCTTGAGAGTCTGACCTTGCTGCGTATTATACAGGGAATTGCCATTGGAGCCACAGTTCCTGCGATTGTAGCAATGGTTACCCATCTTTCCACTTCATCTGTAAGGGGCCAGGCAATCGGAATATACTCAAGCCTGAGGGGTTTTGCTTTTGGGATAGGTTCTGTCATCGCCGGGGGAATACTGGCGATATCAAACTTTGAAATTGGCTTCTATATATGTGGATCTCTTGTACTGGCAACTTTGTTATTGGTGCAATTTTTCGTAAAAGAAACAGCACCTCCACCACCACCAGAAGAGTCCGGAATCGTGGATCATGCAAACCAGAAGGAGTACTATGTCCTTGCAGTTGCAATATTCATGATGATGGTAGGGATCACCATTGTCCTCTCCCTTCTACCGGCCTACCAGCAGAGGCTTCAGACCGGTGAGTTTCTCCTCAGCCTGGCAGTTTCAGCCTATGTAATATCCCGTATTCTTTTCCAGACACCAATGGGAATTCTGTCCGATCGCATAGAACGCAAATGGATAATTATCTCAGGTGTTGCAGTAAATGCCGTGATTGTTATCGGATTGGGACATGTAATACATATTGAAGAGCTAATAATACTGCGAATCATGCAGGGAATATCAATGGCGGCAGTTGAAACACCTTTGATGGCATTGGCAGTGGACATGACAGGCGGGCATTCAACAGGCAGTCGGATAAGCATAATTACAAGTGCTCAAGCAGCAGGTATGGCAACCGGACCCCTTTTTGGGGGGATACTGGCCGGCTATGTCTCATTCGAGACACCATTCCATATATGTGCGATATTGATATTGGCTTCAGGGTTGTTAATAATGAAAGGGATCCATAGAGAAAGCATTCGAGAATGGGCGCCACAATAA